Proteins encoded within one genomic window of Streptomyces profundus:
- a CDS encoding RNA-guided endonuclease InsQ/TnpB family protein has translation MQQVRRAFRYRFYPTDEQAAELSRTYGCVRFVYNRALEERTHAWHSERRRTSYAESSAALTGWKKTEELAFLTEVSSVPLQQALRHLQTAFGNFFAKRSRYPRYKSRKKSRASAEYTRSAFRWRDGELTLAKMAEPLDIRWSCPLPKGSEPTTVTVSRDAAGRWYASLLCEDTIAPAPGTKSAVGIDAGITSLVTLSTGEKIANPQHERRDRVHLARAQRELSRKAKGSANREKARRGVARVHARIADRRRDFLHKLSTRLVRENQTVVIEDLTVRNLLKNRKLARAISDASWTTLRSMLEYKCAWYGRELVVVDRRFPSSRLCGTCGTVREKLPLNVREWTCGCGARHDRDVNAARNIKAAGLAASACGDGVRPQRESSWTGRSAMKQEARRVTAGIPLRRDRGGSQRSSP, from the coding sequence ATGCAGCAGGTCAGGCGGGCTTTCAGATACCGCTTCTACCCCACGGACGAGCAGGCGGCCGAGCTGTCGCGGACGTACGGCTGCGTGCGTTTCGTGTACAACAGGGCGCTGGAGGAGCGCACTCACGCGTGGCACAGCGAGCGGCGCCGGACCTCCTACGCGGAGTCGTCCGCCGCGCTGACGGGGTGGAAGAAGACCGAGGAACTGGCCTTCCTGACGGAGGTGTCCTCCGTTCCACTCCAGCAGGCACTCCGCCACTTGCAGACGGCTTTCGGAAATTTCTTCGCCAAGCGTTCCAGGTATCCCCGGTACAAGAGTCGGAAGAAGTCCCGTGCGTCGGCCGAGTACACCCGCAGCGCCTTCAGGTGGCGTGACGGGGAGCTGACGTTGGCCAAGATGGCGGAGCCGCTGGACATCCGCTGGTCGTGTCCTCTCCCGAAGGGGTCTGAGCCGACCACGGTGACCGTGTCCCGCGACGCGGCTGGTCGCTGGTACGCGTCCCTGCTGTGCGAGGACACGATCGCCCCGGCTCCGGGCACGAAGAGCGCGGTCGGCATCGACGCGGGCATCACCTCGCTGGTGACGCTCTCGACCGGTGAGAAAATCGCCAACCCGCAGCACGAGCGGCGTGACCGTGTACATCTGGCCAGGGCCCAGCGGGAACTGTCGCGGAAGGCCAAGGGATCCGCGAACCGGGAAAAGGCCCGCCGCGGAGTCGCCCGTGTGCACGCCCGGATCGCCGACCGGCGACGCGACTTCCTCCACAAGCTTTCGACTCGTCTCGTCCGTGAGAACCAAACGGTCGTGATCGAGGACCTCACCGTCCGCAACCTGTTGAAGAACCGGAAGCTCGCGCGCGCCATCTCCGACGCGTCCTGGACGACCCTGCGCTCCATGCTGGAGTACAAGTGCGCCTGGTACGGGCGCGAACTCGTCGTGGTCGACCGTCGGTTCCCCAGCAGCAGGCTCTGCGGAACCTGCGGCACGGTCCGCGAGAAACTGCCGTTGAACGTCCGCGAGTGGACGTGCGGCTGTGGAGCCAGGCACGACCGCGATGTGAACGCGGCACGCAACATCAAGGCGGCCGGGCTGGCCGCGTCTGCCTGTGGAGACGGTGTAAGACCTCAACGGGAGTCCTCCTGGACGGGGCGGTCGGCGATGAAGCAGGAAGCCCGGCGGGTAACCGCTGGAATCCCCCTCCGTAGGGATCGGGGAGGAAGTCAACGCTCGTCTCCGTAG
- a CDS encoding carbohydrate ABC transporter permease yields MKDNDPGPAGGRPQVLSHPEPGPTGEPPVERRPRSRRASSENRAAYAFLTPWLIGMLVFTIGPMLFSLYLAFTRYDLSSAPEWVGFANFERMFTTDPRYLDSVRVTLTYVAWSVPLLLAVSLGLAMLLNRGLRFLTGYRALFYLPSLIGGSVAVAALWRQIFGEEGIVNKALALVGIEHTSWVGDPDSALYTIVILQVWTFGSAMVIFLAGLRQIPQELYDAASVDGAGALRRFRGVTLPMLSPLIFFNLLLSVVNAFQAFTSAYVVSNGSGGPSDSTLFYTLYLYDQGFAQLNMGYAAAMAWVLVLGLALFTAALFLSARYWVHYGDER; encoded by the coding sequence ATGAAGGACAACGATCCGGGGCCGGCCGGGGGAAGACCCCAGGTCCTTTCCCACCCGGAGCCGGGACCAACGGGGGAGCCCCCCGTCGAGCGGCGCCCGCGCTCCCGCCGGGCCAGCTCGGAGAACCGGGCGGCCTACGCCTTTCTCACGCCGTGGCTGATCGGGATGCTGGTGTTCACCATCGGCCCGATGCTGTTCTCGCTCTATCTGGCGTTCACCCGCTACGACCTGTCGAGCGCGCCCGAATGGGTCGGCTTCGCCAACTTCGAGCGGATGTTCACCACCGATCCGCGCTATCTGGACTCGGTGCGCGTCACCCTCACCTATGTGGCCTGGTCGGTGCCGCTGCTGCTGGCGGTCTCGCTCGGCCTGGCCATGCTGCTCAACCGGGGGCTGCGCTTTCTCACCGGCTACCGGGCGCTGTTCTACCTGCCCTCGCTGATCGGGGGCAGCGTGGCGGTGGCCGCGCTGTGGCGGCAGATCTTCGGCGAGGAAGGCATCGTCAACAAGGCGTTGGCGCTGGTCGGGATCGAGCACACCAGCTGGGTCGGCGACCCCGACTCGGCGCTGTACACCATCGTGATCCTCCAGGTCTGGACGTTCGGCTCGGCCATGGTGATCTTCCTGGCCGGGCTGCGGCAGATCCCGCAGGAGCTGTACGACGCGGCCTCGGTGGACGGCGCGGGCGCGCTGCGCCGTTTCCGCGGCGTCACCCTGCCCATGCTCTCGCCGCTGATCTTCTTCAACCTGCTGCTCAGCGTGGTCAACGCGTTCCAGGCGTTCACCAGCGCCTATGTGGTGAGCAACGGCAGCGGCGGTCCCTCGGACTCGACGCTCTTCTACACCCTCTACCTCTACGACCAGGGCTTCGCCCAGCTGAACATGGGCTATGCGGCGGCCATGGCCTGGGTGCTGGTCCTCGGCCTGGCGCTCTTCACCGCCGCCCTCTTCCTCAGCGCGCGTTACTGGGTCCACTACGGAGACGAGCGTTGA
- a CDS encoding NAD(P)-dependent oxidoreductase, which produces MSPHREHTRVGFVGLGNLGLPMAGALAADGWRLAVHDVAAARRIPAGARRVAEPAELADCQALCLAVPDDAAVTGLLSGERGLLARLSPGAVVLVHSTVLPATARQLAAEAERAGVGLLDAPVSGGAERAALGELSVMVGGPADVLEKARPLLDSVGNDIRHVGPAGAGAAVKLANQLMMFAALAGAHEALDLAAAHDVAADAVLAVVAGGTGDSWVARNWGFFDRVADAYDAGSTPVRERPWSKDLWEVTAAARAAGVDVPLAGLLAQIMADRVEHHARAARERPPR; this is translated from the coding sequence ATGTCACCGCACCGTGAGCACACCCGCGTCGGCTTTGTCGGCCTCGGCAATCTGGGGCTGCCCATGGCCGGGGCCCTCGCCGCGGACGGCTGGCGGCTGGCGGTGCACGATGTGGCGGCGGCACGGCGCATCCCGGCCGGCGCCCGACGAGTCGCCGAGCCGGCGGAGTTGGCGGACTGTCAGGCGCTCTGCCTGGCGGTCCCCGACGACGCCGCCGTGACGGGGCTGCTGAGCGGCGAACGCGGACTGCTGGCGCGGCTTTCGCCCGGCGCCGTGGTGCTGGTGCACAGCACCGTGCTGCCGGCGACCGCTCGCCAGCTGGCGGCCGAGGCGGAACGCGCCGGCGTCGGCCTGCTGGACGCGCCGGTCAGCGGGGGCGCCGAACGCGCCGCGCTGGGCGAGCTGTCCGTGATGGTCGGCGGCCCCGCCGACGTGCTGGAGAAGGCCCGTCCGCTGCTCGACTCGGTGGGGAACGACATCCGTCATGTCGGCCCCGCCGGGGCGGGCGCGGCCGTCAAGCTCGCCAACCAACTGATGATGTTCGCCGCGCTGGCCGGCGCCCATGAGGCGCTGGACCTGGCCGCCGCGCACGACGTCGCGGCGGACGCGGTGTTGGCCGTGGTCGCCGGCGGCACAGGTGACTCCTGGGTGGCCCGCAACTGGGGCTTCTTCGACCGGGTCGCCGACGCCTACGACGCCGGGTCCACACCGGTGCGCGAACGTCCCTGGAGCAAGGACCTGTGGGAGGTGACGGCCGCGGCTCGCGCCGCCGGCGTCGACGTCCCACTGGCCGGTCTCCTCGCCCAGATCATGGCCGACCGCGTGGAGCACCACGCGCGCGCGGCCAGGGAGCGCCCGCCGCGCTGA
- a CDS encoding RraA family protein, with protein MEKAELLRLFDGLRVADVRDGLDWAGLHAKGTVSPEITPLYEGARFTGIARTMRFKPTEKAVPPLTPEEYTGWANNWYRNIYPNKITPTIEDGDIVVIQSAGLPVGEIGSNNSLEWHAAGATGIVTTGGVRDTDECVMQRVPIFCRYRAQSMVQGRVEFDALQVPVDIGGVLIRPGDVVVGDGDGVVAVPVEHAETVAKYARQELENDKIGRRRLYEKLGRPLDDTV; from the coding sequence ATGGAGAAAGCTGAGCTGCTGCGCCTGTTCGACGGTCTGCGCGTGGCCGATGTGCGGGACGGTCTCGACTGGGCGGGGCTGCACGCCAAGGGCACCGTCTCGCCGGAGATCACCCCGCTGTACGAGGGCGCCCGGTTCACCGGCATCGCCCGCACCATGCGGTTCAAGCCCACCGAGAAGGCCGTGCCCCCGCTGACCCCCGAGGAGTACACGGGCTGGGCGAACAACTGGTACCGGAACATCTACCCCAACAAGATCACCCCGACCATCGAGGACGGCGACATCGTCGTCATCCAGTCCGCCGGGCTGCCGGTGGGCGAGATCGGCTCCAACAACTCCCTTGAGTGGCACGCCGCCGGCGCCACCGGCATCGTCACCACCGGCGGGGTGCGGGACACCGACGAGTGCGTGATGCAGCGGGTGCCGATCTTCTGCCGCTACCGCGCGCAGTCGATGGTGCAGGGCCGCGTCGAGTTCGACGCGCTCCAGGTGCCGGTGGACATCGGCGGCGTGCTGATCCGGCCGGGCGATGTGGTCGTCGGCGACGGCGACGGCGTGGTGGCGGTCCCGGTGGAACACGCCGAGACGGTCGCCAAGTACGCCAGGCAGGAGCTGGAGAACGACAAGATCGGACGTCGGCGGCTCTACGAGAAGCTCGGCCGCCCGCTGGACGACACCGTCTGA
- a CDS encoding GntR family transcriptional regulator, with protein sequence MDPPSLVQLAAGAIRKMILSGELGPGDRLIELTLTERLGISRPPLREAMRLLQQEGLILVQPRRGATVAALTDQDVYEILTLRSALERTAIELGVPVRLPERLAVCREALGRMEHSAATEDRAALVESGYAFHAALVGLAGHRRIEDIYSSLHRQLLLCMARNLYARERYYEDLDVHVARHRYLLELVEAGDPAAVLAELAVHGERSFSQLADRAPRNGS encoded by the coding sequence TTGGACCCGCCGAGCCTGGTGCAACTCGCCGCCGGCGCGATCCGCAAGATGATCCTCTCCGGTGAACTCGGCCCGGGCGACCGGCTGATCGAGCTCACGCTCACCGAGCGCCTGGGCATCAGCCGCCCCCCGCTGCGCGAGGCGATGCGGCTGCTCCAACAGGAGGGCCTGATCCTGGTCCAGCCTCGGCGCGGCGCCACCGTGGCCGCCCTGACCGACCAGGACGTCTATGAGATCCTCACGCTGCGCTCGGCGTTGGAGCGCACCGCGATCGAGCTGGGCGTGCCGGTGCGGCTGCCGGAGCGGCTCGCCGTCTGCCGGGAGGCGCTCGGCCGGATGGAGCACAGCGCGGCCACCGAGGACCGGGCGGCGCTGGTGGAGAGCGGCTACGCGTTCCACGCGGCCCTGGTGGGGCTGGCCGGGCACCGCAGGATCGAGGACATCTACTCCTCACTGCACCGGCAGTTGCTGCTCTGCATGGCCCGCAACCTCTACGCCAGGGAGCGCTACTACGAGGATCTGGACGTCCATGTGGCACGCCACCGCTACCTGTTGGAGCTGGTGGAGGCGGGCGATCCGGCGGCGGTGCTCGCCGAGTTGGCGGTGCACGGCGAGCGCTCGTTCTCCCAACTGGCCGACCGGGCGCCCAGGAACGGCTCCTGA
- a CDS encoding L,D-transpeptidase translates to MRDVMRRKGLTTATALLCGVLTLAGCSGGDDGDDTPDTEETEQSDADQAAEDANTSSAVISITPDDAATGVGINDDVRVAVESGTLDEVVLTAPDAGVEVPGSISDDQLSWQPDEQLDRATRYELTVVAVDAEGRAAHQAAAFTTVAPENSFIGYFTPEDGSEVGVGMPVSLNFDQEITNRAAVQQAVEITASSGQEIVGHWFDNSRLDFRPESYWDAGTEVNVSLDFDGVEGSPGITGVQDRDFSFTVGRSQISTVDVEAKQMEVIRDGETLRTVPISAGSDETPTYNGQMVISEKYRETRMDGATVGFTDDDGEGEYDIPDVPHAMRLSTSGTFIHGNYWGADSIFGSSNTSHGCVGLNDKQGADDPDQDGAWFFEESLLGDLVVVVNSPDEVIAPDNGLNGWNMGWDEWVAGSAV, encoded by the coding sequence ATGAGGGACGTCATGCGGCGCAAGGGCCTGACCACCGCAACCGCGCTGCTGTGCGGAGTGCTGACGCTGGCCGGGTGCAGCGGCGGAGACGACGGGGACGACACCCCGGACACCGAGGAGACGGAGCAGAGCGACGCCGACCAGGCGGCCGAGGACGCGAACACCTCGTCCGCGGTGATATCGATCACCCCGGACGACGCCGCCACGGGCGTCGGCATCAACGACGACGTGCGGGTCGCGGTCGAGAGCGGCACACTGGACGAGGTGGTGCTCACGGCGCCGGACGCGGGCGTCGAGGTCCCCGGCTCCATATCCGACGACCAGCTGTCGTGGCAGCCGGACGAGCAGCTCGACCGGGCGACCAGATACGAGCTGACGGTGGTGGCCGTCGACGCCGAGGGGCGCGCGGCGCACCAGGCCGCGGCGTTCACCACGGTCGCGCCGGAGAACAGCTTCATCGGCTACTTCACCCCGGAGGACGGCTCCGAGGTCGGGGTGGGCATGCCGGTCTCGCTCAACTTCGACCAGGAGATCACCAACCGCGCCGCCGTGCAGCAGGCCGTGGAGATCACCGCGAGCAGCGGCCAGGAGATCGTCGGCCACTGGTTCGACAACAGCCGTCTCGACTTCCGGCCCGAGTCCTACTGGGACGCCGGCACCGAGGTCAACGTCTCCCTGGACTTCGACGGCGTCGAGGGCTCGCCCGGTATCACCGGCGTCCAGGACCGCGACTTCTCCTTCACCGTGGGCCGGTCCCAGATCAGCACGGTGGACGTCGAGGCCAAGCAGATGGAGGTCATCCGCGACGGCGAGACGCTGCGCACCGTGCCGATCTCGGCCGGCAGCGACGAGACGCCCACCTACAACGGCCAGATGGTGATCTCCGAGAAGTACCGGGAGACCAGGATGGACGGCGCCACCGTCGGGTTCACCGACGACGACGGCGAGGGCGAGTACGACATCCCGGACGTCCCGCACGCCATGCGGCTCTCCACCTCCGGCACCTTCATCCACGGCAACTACTGGGGAGCCGACAGCATCTTCGGCAGCTCCAACACCAGCCACGGCTGTGTGGGGCTGAACGACAAGCAGGGCGCGGACGATCCGGACCAGGACGGCGCGTGGTTCTTCGAGGAGTCGCTGCTCGGGGACCTGGTCGTGGTGGTCAACTCGCCGGACGAGGTGATCGCGCCGGACAACGGCCTCAACGGCTGGAACATGGGCTGGGACGAGTGGGTCGCCGGCAGCGCGGTCTGA
- the hutH gene encoding histidine ammonia-lyase: MQSVVVHSTPPAAAEVVAVARGGAAVELADDALAAMASARRVIERLAARAEPVYGVSTGFGALAVRSIEPDLRTRLQRNIVRSHAAGLGPRVEREVVRALMFLRLKTVASGHTGVRPEVAHTMAALLNAGITPVVHEHGSLGCSGDLAPLAHCALTLLGEGEAEGPDGRTRSAAELLAEHGIAPVELREKEGLALLNGTDGMLGMLLMACSDLGRLLTSVDISAALTLEALLGTDRVLDAELHAVRPHPGQAASADNMLRVLAGSGLTGHHQDTAPRVQDAYSVRCAPQVAGAARDTLAHARAVADRELAAAVDNPVVVNGRVASNGNFHGAPLGYVLDFLAIAVADLASMAERRTDRLLDRHRSHGLPPFLADDPGVDSGLMIAQYTQAALVSDLKRLAVPASVDSIPSSAMQEDHVSMGWSAARKLRTALDLLTRVIGIELYAAARAVELRATAELRPAPATRAVLAAARGAGLGGPGADRFLAPELAAAEALVRAGGLVRAAERVTGPLA; this comes from the coding sequence ATGCAAAGCGTTGTGGTGCACTCGACGCCTCCCGCCGCCGCCGAGGTGGTCGCCGTGGCCAGAGGGGGTGCCGCCGTCGAGTTGGCGGATGACGCGCTCGCCGCGATGGCGTCCGCGCGGCGGGTGATCGAGCGGTTGGCGGCTCGTGCGGAGCCGGTGTACGGCGTGTCAACCGGCTTCGGCGCGCTGGCCGTTCGTTCCATCGAGCCGGACCTCCGCACCCGCCTGCAACGGAACATCGTCCGCTCGCACGCCGCCGGGCTCGGCCCCCGGGTGGAGCGTGAGGTGGTGCGCGCGCTGATGTTCCTGCGGCTCAAGACCGTGGCCTCCGGGCACACCGGCGTCCGTCCCGAGGTGGCGCACACCATGGCCGCGCTGCTCAACGCCGGTATCACGCCCGTCGTGCACGAGCACGGCTCCCTCGGCTGCTCCGGCGATCTCGCCCCGCTCGCGCACTGCGCGTTGACGCTGCTGGGGGAGGGCGAGGCCGAGGGGCCCGACGGCCGCACGCGGTCCGCCGCCGAGTTGCTCGCCGAGCACGGCATCGCGCCGGTCGAGCTGCGGGAGAAGGAGGGGCTGGCGCTGCTCAACGGCACCGACGGGATGCTCGGCATGCTGCTGATGGCCTGCTCGGACCTGGGCCGGCTGCTCACCTCCGTCGACATCAGCGCCGCGCTGACCCTGGAGGCCCTGCTCGGCACCGACCGGGTGCTCGACGCCGAGTTGCACGCCGTGCGCCCGCATCCCGGGCAGGCCGCCAGCGCCGACAACATGCTCCGGGTGCTGGCCGGTTCGGGCCTCACCGGGCACCATCAGGACACCGCGCCCCGGGTGCAGGACGCCTACTCGGTGCGCTGCGCGCCCCAGGTCGCCGGCGCCGCCCGTGACACGTTGGCGCACGCCCGCGCGGTCGCCGACCGCGAGCTGGCCGCCGCCGTGGACAATCCGGTGGTGGTGAACGGACGGGTGGCGTCCAACGGGAACTTCCACGGCGCGCCGCTCGGATATGTGCTGGACTTCCTGGCCATCGCCGTCGCCGATCTGGCGTCGATGGCGGAGCGCCGCACCGATCGGCTGCTGGACCGGCACCGTTCGCACGGGCTGCCGCCGTTCCTGGCCGACGACCCCGGGGTCGACTCCGGTCTGATGATCGCCCAGTACACCCAGGCCGCCCTGGTCAGCGACCTCAAGCGGCTCGCGGTGCCGGCCTCGGTGGATTCCATCCCGTCCTCGGCGATGCAGGAGGACCACGTGTCCATGGGCTGGTCCGCGGCGCGCAAGCTGCGCACCGCGCTCGACCTGCTGACGCGGGTGATCGGCATCGAGCTGTACGCGGCGGCGCGCGCCGTCGAGCTGCGTGCCACGGCCGAGCTGCGGCCGGCCCCCGCGACCCGTGCCGTGCTGGCCGCCGCGCGGGGGGCGGGGCTCGGCGGCCCGGGGGCCGACCGCTTCCTGGCGCCCGAGCTGGCCGCCGCCGAGGCCCTGGTGCGTGCCGGCGGCCTGGTGCGCGCCGCCGAACGGGTGACCGGTCCGCTGGCGTGA